The region AGCTGCCCGTGGGCACCGTCGTCACGGCCACGACGCCACGCGGCACGTTCGAGTACCGCGTGTACGCCCACTACGTCAGCCCCGGCCGCGGCACCCCGTCCCAGGGCCTGTACTGGGGCGACCTCACGCTCCAGTCCTGCGTCGGCCCGGACACGGGCTTCAGCTACCTCATGCGTGTGTGAGGCGGCGCGGCCGGAGCCCGACACGGGGTTCAGTTGCCTGGGGGGCGGGCTGAACCCCGTGTCCGGCCCATGCGCGGCGTCCCGCCCAACGTGGTGATGGGGGCGCGGGACACCTGGCGGGCGGATGCGTCCAAGGGGGGGTGAGGAGCACATCCGCGCTTCCCTCCAGCGTGAGACGCGCGGGGACGGAGCAGGCAGCCGAGGAGCATGCGACAGCCCAACTCCCCGTGAATCGAGAGACGTACGAATCCAGGTGTGGTGCCGTACGGACGCCCGCTCAGGGCGCGCTCGGCCACACCAGCGCCATGTACGCGCTCCAGTACGCCGAACCCAGCAGCGCCGCGGTCACGGCGAGGGCCCGGAAGCGGGGTGAGGCGCGGGACAGATGGAGGGCCAGCGGGAGCAGGAGCGGGAAGCCGGGCAGGAGGAAGCGGGCACGGGGGAAGTAGACGCCGCCGCTGCCCAGCACGATCAGCAGCAGGACGCCGGTGAAGACCAGCAGAGGGAGCGGCTGCCGGTCCCAGGCGCCCAGGGCGTAGAGGACCACGGACACGATCAGCGTGAGCGTCACCATCACCAGGAACAGCTCCGGCCTGGAGTCGAGCACGAGGACCTCCCGCATACGGCGCAGGGTCTCCGCGCCGCCGTCCCAGTCGTTGTGCCACAGCCGCTGCACGGCGAAGTAGCCGTCCCATCGGCCCAGGCGCACGCCCACCCAGCCGACGTAGGCGAACCAGCCCGCCGGGGCGAGGGCCGCGGCCGCGAGGACGCGGGGCGAGAAGCGGTGCCGCAGGGAGAGCAGGGCCGTGACGGTGACCGCGGCCGCCGCCGCGATGCCCGTCGGGCGGGTCAGGCCCGACAACGACGCCAAGGCGCCCGCCCAGAGCCAGCGGCCGGTGAGCACCGCGTACAGCGACCAGGCGGCGAACGCCGTGAAGAGGGACTCCGTGTAGCCCATCCACTGGACCAGGCCGACCGGAAGAGCCGCCCACAGGAAGGTCAGCAGTATGGCCACGCGCCGGCCGTGGAGATGGTGGCCGACGGCGAAGACTCCCCACGCGGCGAGGAAGGAGGCGACGATCGAGATCGCCAGGCCCGTCGTGGCGCGCGTACCCGGGGTCAGGACCGCGACCGCCTTGACCAGGATCGGGTACAGCGGGAAGAACGCGAGGTTGTTCGCGTCGTACCGGGTGCCCAGGTGGCGGGTGTAGCCGTGCTGGGCGATGCCCAGATACCAGTCCGCGTCCCACTGGGTGGCCAGGACGGGCCACACGCCATGGTGTTGATGGTGCGCCCACAGGGTGAGGAGCAGCAGACTCACGAGGCGTACGGCCCCGTAGGCGAGCAGGGCGGGGGCCGCCCGGCGCAGCTGGGTGCGGAGGGAGCACAGGATGCCTGTGCTCCTACTCGTCCCCGCACCCGTACCCGTACTCGTGTTCGCGTTCGTGGTCGCGGGGAAGTCGCCGGGAGCGTTCCGGGGTGGGGAGGATGTCGGCCGGGAAGCGGTCGAGGACACGCGGCAGCTCCTGGGGCTCGGCGGTGCGCTACCGCCAACCGTTCCTCGGTCGGATGGTGGCGCACCGGAGCGCTGCGTCAACTGCCGGGCGGAAATCACCCGTACGTGGCTGAGCCCTGGACTTGGGCCCTCGCGAAGGCGCGGGATCCGAGATGCGGGACCCGAGGCGCGGGATCAGATGCCGGCCGCCGCCGACAGGTCCCGCTTGATCCCCGCGAGCAGCTCGGCGGCCTTCGCGTGGGCCGTGGGCAGCTCGGTGTGCGAGCCGACCGGGACCACGACCTCCAGGTAGCACTTCAGCTTCGGCTCGGTGCCGCTGGGGCGGACGATGACGCGGGCGCCGTCCAGCGTGTAGCGCAGTCCGTCGGTCGGCGGAAGCGTGTCCGTGCCCTTCGTCAGGTCCTCGGACCCGGTGATGGGCAGGCCCGCCAGCTCCGTCGGGGGCTGCTCGCGCAGCCGGCCCATCGCGTTCGCGATGACCGACAGGTCCTCCACGCGGACCGAGAGCTGGTCGGTGGCGTGCAGACCGTGCGCCACGGCGATGTCGTCGAGGAGATCGAGGAGGGTGCGGCCCGCCTCCTTCAGCTCGGAGGCGAGTTCCGTGATGAGCAGGGCCGCGGTGATGCCGTCCTTGTCGCGTACGCCGTCCGGGTCGACGCAGTAACCGAGCGCCTCCTCGTAGCCGTAGCGCAGGCCCTCCACCCGGGCGATCCACTTGAAGCCGGTGAGGGTCTCCTCGTAGGGGAGGCCCGCCTTCTCGGCGATCCGGCCGAGGAGGGAGGAGGAGACGATCGACTCCGCGAAGGTGCCGCGCGCGCCGCGGTTCACCAGGTGCTGGGCGAGCAGCGTGCCGACCTCGTCGCCGCGCAGCATGCGCCAGTCGGCACCGTCCCTGACGGCCACCGCGCAGCGGTCCGCGTCCGGGTCGTTGGCGATGATCAGGTCGGGGTCGGTCTCGCGGGCCTTCGCGAAGGCCAGGTCCATCGCGCCGGGCTCTTCCGGGTTGGGGAAGGCGACGGTGGGAAAGTCGGGGTCCGGTTCCGCCTGCTCGGCGACGAGCACGGGCTCCGGGAAGCCGGCCCGGGCGAAGGCGGCGAGCAGGACGTCCTTGCCGACACCGTGCATCGCCGTGTAGACGCTGCGGGCGGTGCGGGGGGAGTCCTGGGCGAGTACGGCGTCCGTACGGGCCAGGTAGGCGTTCAGGACGCTCTCGTCGAGGGTCTCCCAGCCGGAGTCCGGGCGGGGGACGTCGGCGAGGCCGGCGACGGCGGCGATCTCGGCGGCGATCTCGGCGTCCGCCGGGGGGACGATCTGCGAACCGTCGCCCAGGTAGACCTTGTAGCCGTTGTCGCGGGGCGGGTTGTGGCTGGCGGTGACCTCCACGCCGGCCGCGGCGCCGAGATGCCGTATGGCGTACGCCAGGACGGGCGTGGGCAGGGGGCGGGGGAGGACGGCGGCGCGCAGGCCCGCGCCCGTCATCGCCGCGGCGGTGTCGCGTGCGAAGTCGGCGGACTTGTGGCGGGCGTCGTAGCCGATGACGACGAGGCCGTCCGTCTCGCCTTGCTTCCTGAGGTACGCCGCCAGGCCGGCGGCGGCACGGATGACCACCGCGCGGTTCATGCGCATCGGGCCCGCGCCGAGTTCGCCCCGCAGGCCCGCGGTGCCGAACTGGAGGGTGCCGCTGAAGCGTGCGGTGAGCTCGGGGACGTCCTTGGCGGCGATGAGCTCGGCGAGCTCTTCGCGGGTGTCCGGGTCGGGGTCCTCGGCGAGCCACGCCTCGGCCCGTGCGATGAGTTCGTCCTGCACGTCGGGTGAACCTCTCTGTCTTGTGCTGCCCTTGCTGTGTACCCGGCCAGGGGTGCTTTCTCGCGCCCCCGCCGCCCCTACCCGTCCCATCCCTGAGGGCTGCGCCCCCGGACCCCCGGGTGCGACCGTCGGCTGCGGGCCGCGGTGGGGGTCGGTCGCGCAGTTCCCCGCGCCCCTGAAGGGGCGCTGCGCGCGTCTTCAGCCCGTCCGGCGTTTGAGGATGGGACGGGCGGGGGCGATGAAGCTCTACAGGCGGTCCAGGACCTGGGTGAGGAGGGCGCCCATGCGGGTCGCGGAGTCGCGGCCCGCCTGGAGGACCTCTTCGTGGTTGAGAGGCTCGCCCGTCATACCGGCGGCGAGGTTGGTGACGAGGGAGATGCCGAGAACCTCCGCACCGGCCTCACGCGCGGCGATCGCTTCGAGAACCGTCGACATGCCGACGAGGTCCGCGCCGAGGACACGGGCCATCCGGATCTCGGCCGGCGTCTCGTAGTGCGGCCCGGTGAACTGCGCGTAGACGCCCTCCTCCAGGGTGGGGTCGACCTCCTTGCAGAGGGCGCGCAGCCGCGGCGAGTACAGGTCGGTGAGGTCGACGAAGTTCGCCCCGACGATCGGGGACGTCGCCGTCAGGTTGATGTGGTCGCTGATCAGCACCGGCTGGCCGGGGCGCATGTCCGCGCGCAGACCACCGCAGCCGTTGGTGAGCACGATGGTCTTGCAGCCCGCGGCGACGGCGGTACGCACGCCGTGCGCGACGGCGGCGACCCCGCGGCCCTCGTAGTAGTGGGTGCGGCCGAGGAAGACCAGGGCCCGCTTGTCACCGACCTTGTACGAGCGGATCTTGCCGCCGTGCCCCTCGACCGCCGGCGGGGGGAACCCGGGCAGCTCGGTGACCTGGAACTCGGCCTCGGGGGTGCCGAGGGCGTCCACGGCCGGAGCCCAGCCGGAGCCCATCACGAGCGCGACGTCGTGGGTCTCGGCGCCCGTCAGCTCCCGCAGGCGGGTGGCTGCGGCGTCAGCGGCGGCGTGGGGGTCGCCCTGGATGTCGTCCGGAAGAAGAGATGCGTTCACGCGCATGAGGGTAGCCGGTCCAGGCCTACGCGCGTAGATGACAGAGGTCACGGTCTTGCGATCGTTGTCTTGTCGTTTCCAACGAACGGGTGGGAACGAGGCGGACCGGCGCTTCCCACGAGGGGCGTCGGCGGCAGGGTCGCCCGGGGCGCGGAAGGGCCCCTCAGCAGGGACGCTTGCGCAGTTCCATCACGTAGTCGTGGGGCGCGCCCGCCGACTCCGCAGCGTCGGCGATCTCACCGAGGTAGCGCGCGGAGGGGAGTCCGCCCTCGTACCCGTTCAGTACGTACACCCACGCGGGTTCCTCGCCCTCCAGCGTGTGCACCCGTACGCGCATCCGGCGATATATGTCGAGGCCCACGCCCTCCCAGCGGTCCATGGAGTCCTCGTCCAGGGGGGCGATGTCGTACAGCGCCACGAAGACCTGCGAGCGGGGGGCCTCGACGAGGGTCGCCAGCGCGCCTTCCCAGCCCATGTGCTCGCCCCCGAACGTCAGCCGCCAGCCGTTCAGCCAGCCCGTGGCGCGCAGCGGCGAGTGCGGGGCGCGGCGCGTCATGAGCCGCGGGTCGAGATTGCCGGCGTACGCGGCGTAGAGCGACATGAGGTCGAGGGTACGGCAGGGAACACAGGAGCCTCTTGCGTAACAGAACGCATAAGCGCATAACGGATGAGTGCATAACGGAAGGGGCTCGGATGCGGGCGGGCGCGGCCCCCGGGCGGAAGCATCTTGAAGCGTGCGGGACAATGGAGTACGTGACTCGGATCGTGATCATCGGTGGCGGACCCGGCGGATATGAGGCGGCGCTGGTAGCCGCCCAGCTCGGCGCGGAGGTGACCGTCGTCGACTGCGACGGTCTGGGCGGGGCGTCGGTGCTCACCGACTGCGTACCGTCGAAGACCCTTATCGCGACGGCCGAGGTGATGACCACCTTCGACTCGTCGTACGAGGAGCTGGGGATCATCGTCGCCGACGACACCCCTCCCGCGGAGCAGGCGGCCCGGGTCGTCGGCGTCGACCTCGGGAAGGTCAACCGGCGTGTGAAGCGGCTCGCGCTCGCGCAGTCGCACGACATCACGGCCTCCGTGACGCGGGCCGGCGCGCGGGTGCTGCGCGGGCGTGGGCGACTGGAGGGCATGCAGTCCCTGGACGGCTCGCGCAAGGTCGTCGTACGGGCCGCGGACGGGACCGAGGAGACGCTCGTCGCCGACGCGGTGCTGATCGCCACCGGCGGGCATCCGCGTGAGCTGCCCGACGCGCAGCCGGACGGCGAGCGGATTCTGAACTGGACGCAGGTCTACGACCTCGACGAGCTCCCGGAGGAGCTCATCGTCGTCGGTTCCGGTGTCACCGGTGCCGAGTTCGCCGGTGCCTACCAGGCGCTCGGGTCGCGCGTCACGCTCGTCTCCAGCCGCGACCGCGTGCTGCCGGGCGAGGACCCGGACGCCGCCGCCGTGCTGGAGGACGTGTTCCGGCGCCGTGGCATGAACGTCATGGCCCGCTCCCGTGCCGAGTCCGCCAAGCGGGTCGGCGACCGGGTCGAGGTCACGCTCTCCGACGGCCGGGTCATCAGCGGCTCGCACTGTCTGATGGCCGTCGGCGCCATCCCGAACAGCAGCGGCATGGGTCTGGAGGAGGCCGGGGTCAGGGTCAGGGACTCCGGGCACATCTGGACCGACAAGGTCTCCAGGACCACCGCCCCGGGCGTGTACGCCGCCGGTGACGTGACGGGCGTCTTCGCCCTCGCCTCCGTCGCGGCGATGCAGGGACGTATCGCCATGTACCACTTCCTGGGCGACGCGGTCGCTCCGCTGAACCTGAAGACCGTCTCGTCCAACGTCTTCACCGACCCCGAGATCGCCACCGTCGGCTACTCGCAGGCCGACGTGGACGCGGGCAAGATCGACGCCCGGGTCGTCAAGCTGCCCCTGCTGCGCAACCCGCGCGCCAAGATGCAGGGCATCCGGGACGGTTTCGTCAAGATCTTCTGCCGCCCCGGCACCGGGATCATCGTCGGTGGTGTGGTCGTCGCGCCGCGCGCCTCGGAACTGATCCATCCCATCTCGATCGCGGTCGACAACAATCTGACGGTCGAACAGATCGCGAACGCGTTCACCGTGTACCCCTCCCTTTCGGGCTCGATCGCCGAGGTCGCCCGGCAGTTGCACACCCGCAAGGCGGGCGACGAAGGCTGACGTCCCACCCCGACTTCCCGCTGGTCACGGGGAGTTGTCGACCATTCGTACGGCATAGGCGGCGCGAGTAGGCGCGTATACCACTTCACGTACTGCCATGCGAACAACTTCTGTTATTCGGCGCAAACTGCTGAAAGCAGACGGTCGTTGGGGTTACTGTCAGTTTCGTGTTCGCTGCAGAACGTCGCCAATTGATCCTCGAAATGGTGCGAGCGAACGGGGCCGTGTCGCTCCGTGAGCTCGCCCGCGTCGTCCAGACCTCCGAAGTGACCGTACGGCGGGACGTGCGCGCACTGGAGGCAGAAGGACTCCTCGACCGCCGGCATGGCGGTGCGGTATTGCCGGGCGGGTTCACGCGGGAGTCCGGCTTTCCGCAGAAATCGCATCTCGCGACCGCCGAGAAGACGGCCATCGCCGATCTCGCCGCGGGTCTCGTCGAAGAGGGCGAGGCCATCGTGGTGGGCGCGGGCACCACTACGCAGGAGCTGGCTCGCCGGCTCGCGCGGGTGCCCGGGCTGACCGTCGTCACCAACTCCCTGCTGGTGGCGCAGGCGCTGGCCCATGCCAACCGCGTCGAGGTCGTGATGACCGGCGGCACCCTGCGCGGTTCCAACTACGCATTGGTCGGCAGCGGCGCCGAGCAGTCCCTCCAGGGGCTGCGGGTCTCGCGGGCCTTCCTCTCCGGCAGTGGGCTCACCGCCGAGCGTGGGCTGTCCACCTCCAACATGCTGTCGGCGTCCGTCGACCGCGCGCTGGTGCAGGCCGCCGCCGAGGTCGTCGTCCTCGCCGACCACACCAAGCTCGGCACCGACACCATGTTCCAGACGGTGCCGACCGATCTGATCACCCGCCTGGTCACGGACGAGCCGCCCGCGCACGACGACCGCGCGGTCACCGAACTGCAGGCCCTGGCGGACCAGGGCGTACAGATCGCGGTGGCCGGACAGTCCGGCGGCGGCACGGGAGGGGACGCGGTCCCGGCGGGGCGCCAGCCGCGCCGGGACATGCCTCTCCCCGGTCCGCGCCGCGGTCAGGTGCCGGGTGCGGGACCGCAGTTGCGCAGCGCTACCGTCCTGGGCGAGCAGTCCCCGGGGGAGCGGGCGCGAGTGGCGGATTTGCGCCGCCGCTGACCGACTCGACCGGCGTGCACCGCCCTGGGCCGTATGGCGTACGCCGGGCACCTTCCACTCGACCGTCCCCCGGTCGCGCTACGGGGAAGCGGCGCAGCTCACGGCGTACGGGTGCGGTTTGTCCGCATGCGTCCCGGCTTGCGACGGCTCCTCGTCCACCCGCAACCTGTCCCTGACACGGCGACGGGAGGCGGTGACGCACAGGTGAACGACGGATCGCGCCGTTCGCACCGGCGACGGATGCGGTACGTCGTCCTGGGGAGCCGGTCCGCCCGCGGAGTGAAGGCGGTGGCACGGCCCCGTACGGCGGGGACGACGGTCCGGCGTGCCACGGAGCGCGACGACGTGCCGGTGAACCAGGGGCTGCGGGTGGCCGCGGCGTACGCATGGCGGATGCTGGTGCTCGGGGTGGCCGTGTACGCGGCCTTCAAGATCCTGGGCCGGTTGCAACTGGTCGCCGTGGCGTTGTTCCTCGCGCTGGTGGTGACCTCGGTGCTGCGTCCCCTGGCCGATCTGCTGGCGCGGCGCATGCCCCGGTCCCTGGCCGT is a window of Streptomyces sp. NBC_00271 DNA encoding:
- a CDS encoding phospho-sugar mutase, with translation MQDELIARAEAWLAEDPDPDTREELAELIAAKDVPELTARFSGTLQFGTAGLRGELGAGPMRMNRAVVIRAAAGLAAYLRKQGETDGLVVIGYDARHKSADFARDTAAAMTGAGLRAAVLPRPLPTPVLAYAIRHLGAAAGVEVTASHNPPRDNGYKVYLGDGSQIVPPADAEIAAEIAAVAGLADVPRPDSGWETLDESVLNAYLARTDAVLAQDSPRTARSVYTAMHGVGKDVLLAAFARAGFPEPVLVAEQAEPDPDFPTVAFPNPEEPGAMDLAFAKARETDPDLIIANDPDADRCAVAVRDGADWRMLRGDEVGTLLAQHLVNRGARGTFAESIVSSSLLGRIAEKAGLPYEETLTGFKWIARVEGLRYGYEEALGYCVDPDGVRDKDGITAALLITELASELKEAGRTLLDLLDDIAVAHGLHATDQLSVRVEDLSVIANAMGRLREQPPTELAGLPITGSEDLTKGTDTLPPTDGLRYTLDGARVIVRPSGTEPKLKCYLEVVVPVGSHTELPTAHAKAAELLAGIKRDLSAAAGI
- a CDS encoding purine-nucleoside phosphorylase codes for the protein MNASLLPDDIQGDPHAAADAAATRLRELTGAETHDVALVMGSGWAPAVDALGTPEAEFQVTELPGFPPPAVEGHGGKIRSYKVGDKRALVFLGRTHYYEGRGVAAVAHGVRTAVAAGCKTIVLTNGCGGLRADMRPGQPVLISDHINLTATSPIVGANFVDLTDLYSPRLRALCKEVDPTLEEGVYAQFTGPHYETPAEIRMARVLGADLVGMSTVLEAIAAREAGAEVLGISLVTNLAAGMTGEPLNHEEVLQAGRDSATRMGALLTQVLDRL
- a CDS encoding gamma-glutamylcyclotransferase; amino-acid sequence: MSLYAAYAGNLDPRLMTRRAPHSPLRATGWLNGWRLTFGGEHMGWEGALATLVEAPRSQVFVALYDIAPLDEDSMDRWEGVGLDIYRRMRVRVHTLEGEEPAWVYVLNGYEGGLPSARYLGEIADAAESAGAPHDYVMELRKRPC
- a CDS encoding NAD(P)H-quinone dehydrogenase; the encoded protein is MRAGAAPGRKHLEACGTMEYVTRIVIIGGGPGGYEAALVAAQLGAEVTVVDCDGLGGASVLTDCVPSKTLIATAEVMTTFDSSYEELGIIVADDTPPAEQAARVVGVDLGKVNRRVKRLALAQSHDITASVTRAGARVLRGRGRLEGMQSLDGSRKVVVRAADGTEETLVADAVLIATGGHPRELPDAQPDGERILNWTQVYDLDELPEELIVVGSGVTGAEFAGAYQALGSRVTLVSSRDRVLPGEDPDAAAVLEDVFRRRGMNVMARSRAESAKRVGDRVEVTLSDGRVISGSHCLMAVGAIPNSSGMGLEEAGVRVRDSGHIWTDKVSRTTAPGVYAAGDVTGVFALASVAAMQGRIAMYHFLGDAVAPLNLKTVSSNVFTDPEIATVGYSQADVDAGKIDARVVKLPLLRNPRAKMQGIRDGFVKIFCRPGTGIIVGGVVVAPRASELIHPISIAVDNNLTVEQIANAFTVYPSLSGSIAEVARQLHTRKAGDEG
- a CDS encoding DeoR/GlpR family DNA-binding transcription regulator, giving the protein MFAAERRQLILEMVRANGAVSLRELARVVQTSEVTVRRDVRALEAEGLLDRRHGGAVLPGGFTRESGFPQKSHLATAEKTAIADLAAGLVEEGEAIVVGAGTTTQELARRLARVPGLTVVTNSLLVAQALAHANRVEVVMTGGTLRGSNYALVGSGAEQSLQGLRVSRAFLSGSGLTAERGLSTSNMLSASVDRALVQAAAEVVVLADHTKLGTDTMFQTVPTDLITRLVTDEPPAHDDRAVTELQALADQGVQIAVAGQSGGGTGGDAVPAGRQPRRDMPLPGPRRGQVPGAGPQLRSATVLGEQSPGERARVADLRRR